The proteins below are encoded in one region of Strix aluco isolate bStrAlu1 chromosome 8, bStrAlu1.hap1, whole genome shotgun sequence:
- the RGS1 gene encoding regulator of G-protein signaling 1, which produces MPGFFFSHNNMAELNGKEDYKLAEGKIHKKKQKAFGADLKNYLKCMVPHIESGIKTSNSRNVMLSAEEVIQWSQSLEKLLASQSGQGVFREFLKSEFSEENIEFWLACEDYKKTKSDHLHGKAERIYEEFVQSDAIKQINIDYQMREATAKKAQDPTHTSFDEAQKTVYILMERDSYPRFLKSKAYLNLLNQLQTSTSK; this is translated from the exons atgccaggattttttttttcccacaacaaCATGGCtgaattaaatggaaaagaagaCTACAAGCTTGCGGAAGGCAAAAtccataaaaagaagcaaaaggctTT TGGTGCagatctgaaaaattatttgaagtgcATGGTACCACATATCGAATCTGGGATCAAGACTTCTAACTCCAGAAATGTCAT GCTTTCTGCAGAGGAAGTAATACAGTGGTCCCAGTCTTTGGAAAAGCTCTTGGCCAGCCAAA GTGGTCAAGGTGTCTTTCGGGAGTTCCTGAAGTCAGAGTTCAGCGAGGAAAACATTGAGTTCTGGTTGGCTTGTGAGGATTACAAGAAAACCAAGTCTGATCACTTACATGGCAAAGCGGAGAGGATTTATGAGGAGTTTGTTCAGTCAGATGCTATCAAACAG ATCAATATTGACTATCAGATGAGGGAAGCAACAGCCAAAAAGGCTCAAGACCCAACTCACACAAGTTTTGATGAAGCCCAGAAAACTGTGTACATCCTCATGGAAAGGGATTCATATCCCAGATTTTTGAAATCCAAAGCCTACCTGAACCTTTTGAACCAGCTGCAAACTAGCACTTCAAAATGA